From a region of the Fusobacterium sp. FSA-380-WT-3A genome:
- a CDS encoding hemolysin family protein: MEVPTSGQIISNLLFLVFLTLVNAFFACTEMAMVSVNKNKINMIAEKGDKRAKLILKLLEEPTNFLSTIQVAITLSGFFASASAATNFSYIVADWLIIFNVPYSKEIALILVTITLSFFTLVFGELVPKRVALQKAETMSLFAVRVVYLISKIVLPFIKLLSFSTNFVLKVLGMNLKDMEERVSEEEIKSLIEIGQKHGVFNETEKEMITSVLSFDDKCAREVMTPRKSVYCIDINEPLSEYIDELLETRHSRVPIYEEDKDNIIGVLYIKDFIIEARLKGFENVNIRDIMQKPYFILENKNIDVLFKEFQEKKVFIALLIDEYGGFSGIVTMEDLIEEIMGSIEEVHDEAEPKLEKIDEDNYIVDGLYSMDNLNYELDLKFDNEEFDTVSGFVIDLLGKIPEENEKLSIDYKNISFEILGVKEKCIDKIKITIHHIEKSQDDDIEEDDE, encoded by the coding sequence ATGGAAGTTCCCACGTCAGGACAGATAATTTCAAATTTATTATTTTTAGTGTTTTTAACTTTGGTTAATGCTTTTTTTGCTTGTACAGAGATGGCTATGGTATCTGTTAATAAAAATAAAATTAACATGATAGCTGAAAAAGGAGATAAGAGGGCAAAACTTATTCTAAAACTTTTAGAAGAGCCAACAAACTTTTTATCAACAATTCAAGTAGCTATTACTTTATCAGGATTTTTTGCCAGTGCTTCAGCAGCTACAAATTTTTCTTATATTGTTGCTGATTGGCTTATAATATTTAATGTGCCGTATAGTAAAGAAATAGCTCTTATTCTTGTAACTATTACTTTATCATTCTTTACTTTGGTATTTGGTGAATTAGTTCCTAAAAGAGTGGCTTTACAAAAAGCTGAAACCATGAGTCTATTTGCTGTAAGAGTTGTATATTTAATTTCAAAGATAGTTTTACCTTTTATAAAACTTCTATCTTTCTCTACAAATTTTGTATTAAAAGTATTAGGAATGAATTTAAAGGATATGGAAGAGAGAGTTTCAGAAGAGGAAATTAAATCTTTAATAGAAATTGGACAAAAACATGGTGTATTTAATGAAACAGAAAAAGAGATGATAACTTCAGTATTGTCTTTTGATGACAAATGTGCTAGAGAAGTTATGACACCAAGAAAAAGTGTATATTGTATAGATATTAACGAACCTTTAAGTGAGTATATTGATGAATTATTAGAAACTCGTCATTCAAGAGTTCCAATATATGAAGAAGATAAAGATAATATCATAGGAGTTTTGTATATAAAAGATTTTATAATAGAAGCTAGACTAAAAGGTTTTGAAAATGTAAACATTAGAGATATTATGCAAAAACCATATTTCATTCTTGAAAATAAAAACATAGATGTTTTATTTAAAGAATTCCAAGAGAAAAAAGTTTTTATAGCTTTACTTATAGATGAATATGGTGGATTTTCTGGTATAGTAACTATGGAAGATTTAATCGAAGAGATTATGGGGTCTATAGAAGAAGTCCATGATGAAGCAGAACCTAAATTAGAGAAAATAGATGAAGATAATTATATAGTAGATGGTCTTTATTCTATGGATAATTTAAATTATGAGTTAGATTTAAAATTTGATAATGAGGAATTTGATACTGTATCAGGATTTGTTATAGATTTACTTGGAAAAATTCCAGAAGAAAATGAAAAATTATCAATAGATTATAAAAATATATCTTTTGAAATTTTAGGTGTAAAAGAAAAGTGTATTGATAAAATAAAAATTACTATTCACCATATTGAAAAAAGTCAAGATGACGATATAGAAGAAGATGATGAATAA
- a CDS encoding Fe-S-containing hydro-lyase, translating to MKLTVPFNEDDLKKLKIGDTVFLTGTIYTARDAAHKRLVELIKKGEKLPIELKNQAIFYVGPTPPKPGQVIGSAGPTTSYRMDPYAPLLIENGLRGMIGKGGRSTEVIDSIKKYGAVYFGAIGGAGALLSKAIKKAELIAYEDLGAEAIRKLEVVDFPVVVINDVYGNDLYKEGQSKWNRE from the coding sequence ATGAAATTAACTGTACCTTTTAATGAAGATGATTTAAAAAAATTAAAAATAGGAGATACTGTTTTTTTAACAGGAACTATATATACAGCTAGAGATGCTGCCCACAAAAGACTTGTTGAGCTTATAAAAAAAGGAGAAAAGCTTCCTATTGAGTTAAAAAATCAAGCGATATTTTATGTGGGGCCAACTCCACCAAAACCTGGGCAAGTTATAGGAAGTGCAGGACCAACTACTAGTTATAGAATGGACCCATATGCTCCTCTTCTTATAGAAAATGGATTAAGAGGAATGATTGGAAAAGGTGGACGTTCTACTGAAGTAATTGATTCTATAAAAAAATATGGAGCTGTATATTTTGGAGCTATTGGAGGAGCTGGAGCTTTACTTTCTAAAGCTATAAAAAAAGCTGAACTTATAGCCTATGAGGATTTAGGAGCTGAAGCTATTAGAAAATTGGAAGTTGTAGATTTTCCAGTAGTAGTTATAAATGATGTTTATGGAAATGATTTATATAAAGAGGGACAAAGTAAATGGAATAGAGAATAA
- a CDS encoding DJ-1/PfpI family protein yields the protein MKKVYVLLADGFEVIEALAPVDIMRRAGIEVITLSLNNNLEVVSSHNIKVMADKIFDGEFKDGDGIYFPGGYPGYENLLKSQKAMELGKYYLENNKLVGAICGAPSSLARAGIIDGKNITLHFGCYDLVGEKCNIIDKPIVADRNLITGSGAGYSVDMGLALVNYLVPEKVADIKKALTIKD from the coding sequence ATGAAAAAAGTTTATGTTTTACTTGCTGATGGTTTTGAAGTTATAGAAGCACTTGCTCCTGTAGATATTATGAGAAGAGCTGGAATAGAAGTTATTACTTTATCTCTTAATAATAATCTTGAAGTTGTGTCTTCTCACAATATAAAAGTTATGGCTGATAAAATTTTTGATGGAGAATTTAAAGATGGAGATGGAATATATTTCCCTGGTGGATATCCAGGATATGAAAATCTACTAAAATCTCAAAAAGCTATGGAACTTGGAAAATATTATTTAGAAAATAATAAATTAGTTGGTGCTATTTGTGGAGCTCCTTCTAGTCTTGCTAGAGCTGGAATTATAGATGGAAAAAATATTACTTTACATTTTGGTTGTTATGATTTAGTTGGAGAAAAATGTAATATTATTGATAAACCAATTGTAGCAGATAGAAATCTTATTACAGGTAGTGGAGCTGGATATTCTGTTGATATGGGCCTTGCTCTTGTAAACTATCTTGTTCCTGAAAAAGTTGCTGATATTAAAAAAGCACTTACTATAAAAGATTAA
- a CDS encoding RNA methyltransferase, translating to MLQISGKDNVLFKKVKKLKQKKYREIEQLFLAEGVKFLDFSTTPNYIFIDEEFDLSLIEQELEKFQCEKYILSSGLFSQLSSQENSQGVILVYSYEKYSLDNLENNIVVLDKVSDPGNLGTIIRTVDAAGFKDIILTTGSVDCYNEKVIRSTMGSIFNARLRYMNEDEMVMFLKDKDYRLISTALDKNSVPYTEIKLKKKNAIIFGNEGNGISKSILAVSDEKVIIPIYGSAESLNVGVACGIILYKIREII from the coding sequence ATGTTACAAATATCAGGAAAAGATAATGTTCTTTTTAAAAAAGTAAAAAAATTAAAACAAAAAAAATATCGTGAGATAGAACAACTATTTTTAGCAGAGGGGGTAAAATTCTTGGATTTCTCTACTACTCCCAACTATATATTTATAGATGAAGAATTTGATTTATCTCTTATAGAACAAGAATTAGAAAAATTTCAATGTGAGAAATATATTCTCTCTTCTGGGTTATTTTCTCAATTAAGTTCCCAAGAAAATTCTCAAGGAGTTATATTGGTATATTCATATGAAAAATATTCTTTAGATAATTTGGAAAATAATATAGTAGTATTAGATAAAGTTAGTGACCCTGGAAATCTAGGAACAATTATAAGAACAGTTGATGCTGCTGGATTTAAAGATATAATTCTTACTACAGGTAGTGTAGATTGTTATAATGAAAAAGTAATCAGAAGTACAATGGGTTCTATTTTTAATGCAAGACTTCGTTATATGAATGAAGATGAAATGGTGATGTTTTTAAAGGACAAAGACTATAGATTAATTTCTACAGCCTTAGATAAAAATTCAGTTCCCTATACAGAAATTAAATTAAAAAAGAAAAATGCTATTATATTTGGAAATGAAGGAAACGGAATATCAAAAAGTATATTAGCTGTATCAGATGAAAAGGTTATAATTCCTATTTATGGAAGTGCTGAATCTCTAAATGTAGGAGTAGCTTGTGGAATTATTCTTTATAAAATTAGAGAGATTATATAA
- a CDS encoding gamma carbonic anhydrase family protein: MLFKLGNNIPKIGEKVFIADTARIIGNVNVQDNVSIWYGAVLRGDILYIEIGEGSNIQEGTTVHGEHNADVVIGKNVTIGHNCLIHGAKIGDNSLIGMGTIITDNVEIPKNCFVSSRALVTSKIGKIEEGSFIKGNPAKVVGKISEEQLKMMIATCKSYQDKKDLFLETLEEIK, encoded by the coding sequence ATGTTATTTAAACTAGGAAATAATATACCTAAAATTGGAGAAAAAGTTTTTATAGCTGATACAGCTAGAATAATTGGAAATGTAAATGTACAAGATAATGTTTCTATTTGGTATGGAGCAGTTTTAAGAGGAGATATTTTATATATTGAAATAGGTGAAGGAAGTAATATACAAGAAGGAACTACTGTTCATGGAGAACATAATGCTGATGTAGTTATTGGAAAGAATGTAACTATTGGTCATAATTGTTTAATACATGGAGCAAAAATAGGAGACAATTCTTTAATTGGAATGGGAACTATTATAACAGATAATGTAGAAATTCCAAAAAATTGTTTTGTATCTTCAAGAGCTTTAGTAACTTCAAAAATTGGAAAAATTGAAGAAGGAAGTTTTATAAAAGGAAATCCTGCTAAAGTAGTTGGAAAAATATCAGAAGAACAATTAAAAATGATGATAGCAACTTGCAAATCATATCAAGATAAAAAAGATTTATTTCTTGAAACTTTAGAAGAAATTAAATAA
- a CDS encoding PTS glucose transporter subunit IIA, whose protein sequence is MGFFDFLKGKKNSKVVEIYSPLAGKVIPLEEVPDEAFSQKMIGDGCAIDPLPGAIYCPADGEVDIFETNHAISVETPSGLELIVHFGVDTVKLDKKGLTRVGELGGNKKGTKLVEYDLDFIKANAPSVKTPIIITSMDMVESIEVVAKGDVQPGDLLMRVTLK, encoded by the coding sequence ATGGGATTTTTTGATTTTTTAAAAGGTAAAAAAAATAGTAAAGTTGTAGAAATTTACTCACCACTTGCAGGAAAAGTTATTCCTTTAGAAGAAGTTCCTGATGAAGCATTTTCACAAAAAATGATAGGAGATGGATGTGCTATAGACCCATTACCAGGTGCTATTTACTGTCCTGCTGATGGAGAAGTTGATATATTTGAAACTAACCATGCTATTAGTGTTGAAACTCCTAGTGGATTAGAATTAATAGTACACTTTGGTGTAGATACTGTAAAATTAGATAAAAAAGGATTAACTAGAGTTGGAGAATTAGGAGGAAATAAAAAAGGAACTAAATTAGTTGAATATGATTTAGACTTTATAAAAGCTAATGCCCCATCAGTAAAAACTCCTATTATAATTACAAGTATGGATATGGTTGAATCTATAGAAGTTGTAGCAAAAGGAGATGTACAACCTGGAGATTTATTAATGAGAGTTACTTTAAAATAA
- a CDS encoding M42 family metallopeptidase, with protein MDSIDLIKKLSDVEGISGFEDNVLEVIKDEMKNFYNIEKDSMNNLYINNILPEERKKPVIMLEAHSDEVGFMIQSIEGNGLLKFIPIGGWSSQQVQAHKVKIQNSEGKYINGIISSVPPHFLKNDGKTEIKDMFIDIGAFSYEEVKEIYKIEIGAPVIPNVVCEYNEISKLFLGKAFDDRIGCAIITEVMKDIKNENLNVDVVGVISSQEEVGLRGAIVSSQKALPNVAIVLEGPPADDTFRNKYTSQGGIGKGVQIRHIDPTMIANPRLVKFIKDIAKKYNIKYQETVRESGGTNAGKIHLENLGIPTIVLGVPVRYAHSHHNFVSLNDYQETVKLVKALIKELNENIIKNF; from the coding sequence GTGGACAGTATAGATTTAATAAAAAAATTAAGTGATGTTGAAGGAATATCTGGATTTGAAGATAATGTTTTAGAAGTTATAAAAGATGAAATGAAAAATTTTTATAATATAGAAAAAGATTCTATGAATAATTTATATATAAATAATATTCTTCCAGAAGAAAGAAAAAAACCTGTAATTATGTTAGAAGCTCATTCAGATGAAGTTGGTTTTATGATTCAATCAATAGAAGGAAATGGACTTTTAAAATTTATTCCAATAGGTGGATGGAGTTCTCAACAAGTACAAGCCCATAAAGTAAAGATACAAAATTCTGAAGGAAAATATATAAATGGGATAATATCTTCTGTGCCACCTCATTTTTTAAAAAATGATGGAAAAACAGAAATTAAAGATATGTTTATAGATATTGGAGCTTTTTCATATGAAGAAGTTAAAGAAATTTATAAAATTGAAATAGGTGCTCCTGTTATTCCAAATGTAGTTTGTGAATATAATGAAATTTCAAAATTATTTTTAGGAAAAGCTTTTGATGATAGAATAGGTTGTGCTATAATTACAGAAGTAATGAAAGATATAAAAAATGAAAATTTAAATGTGGATGTTGTAGGAGTTATATCTTCTCAAGAGGAAGTTGGTTTAAGAGGAGCTATAGTTAGTTCTCAAAAAGCTTTACCTAATGTTGCAATAGTTTTAGAAGGTCCTCCTGCTGACGATACTTTTAGAAATAAATATACAAGTCAAGGTGGAATTGGAAAAGGAGTTCAAATAAGACATATAGACCCTACAATGATAGCCAATCCAAGACTTGTAAAATTTATAAAAGATATTGCTAAAAAATATAATATAAAATATCAAGAAACTGTTAGAGAAAGTGGTGGAACTAATGCTGGAAAAATTCATTTAGAAAATTTAGGAATTCCAACAATAGTTTTAGGTGTACCTGTAAGATATGCTCATTCTCATCATAATTTTGTATCATTAAATGATTATCAAGAAACTGTAAAGTTAGTTAAAGCTCTAATAAAAGAATTAAATGAAAATATTATTAAAAATTTTTAA
- a CDS encoding NADP-dependent malic enzyme — MNIYEEALKLHEEHKGKVAMVSKVQVNDRKDLSLAYTPGVAEPCRKIAEKKDDVYKYTSKGNTVAVITDGTAVLGLGDIGPEAGLPVMEGKCLLFKRFAGIDAFPICLDTKDTEEIIKTIKLISPSLGGINLEDISAPRCVEIETRLKEELNIPVFHDDQHGTAIVVTAGLINAFKFLNKKFEDVKIVVSGAGAAGSSICKLLHQMGTKEIVAVDIDGVLNRDDIETYNPLKKDLMKFLNPNNIKGGLKEAIVGADAFIGVSAPKLLTKEMVATMNKDSVVFAMANPEPEILPDEAKAGGARIIGTGRSDYPNQINNILAFPGIFRGALDSRASQITEEMKIAAAKGIAAVIKDEELREDYIIPDVFDERVVKVVAKSVSDFVLKNK; from the coding sequence ATGAATATTTACGAAGAAGCACTAAAGCTACATGAGGAGCATAAAGGAAAAGTAGCAATGGTTTCAAAAGTACAGGTAAATGATAGAAAAGATTTATCACTTGCTTATACTCCAGGAGTAGCTGAGCCTTGTAGAAAAATAGCTGAAAAGAAAGATGATGTTTATAAATATACATCAAAAGGAAATACAGTAGCTGTTATAACAGATGGAACTGCTGTTTTAGGATTAGGAGATATTGGCCCAGAAGCTGGACTTCCTGTTATGGAAGGAAAATGTCTTTTATTTAAAAGATTTGCCGGTATAGATGCTTTTCCTATATGTTTAGATACTAAAGATACAGAAGAAATTATAAAAACTATAAAATTAATTTCTCCAAGTTTAGGAGGAATAAATTTAGAAGATATTTCTGCTCCTAGATGTGTAGAAATAGAAACTAGACTAAAAGAAGAATTAAATATTCCTGTATTCCATGATGACCAACATGGAACAGCTATAGTTGTTACTGCTGGATTAATAAATGCTTTTAAATTTTTAAATAAAAAATTTGAAGATGTAAAAATTGTTGTAAGTGGAGCTGGAGCTGCTGGTTCTTCAATATGTAAACTTTTACATCAAATGGGAACTAAAGAGATTGTAGCTGTAGATATTGATGGAGTTCTAAATAGAGATGATATAGAAACATATAACCCATTAAAAAAAGATTTAATGAAATTCTTAAATCCTAATAATATAAAAGGTGGATTAAAAGAGGCTATTGTTGGAGCTGATGCATTTATAGGAGTTTCTGCTCCAAAACTTTTAACAAAAGAAATGGTAGCTACAATGAATAAAGATTCTGTTGTATTTGCTATGGCTAATCCTGAACCAGAAATATTACCAGATGAGGCCAAGGCTGGAGGAGCTAGAATAATTGGGACAGGACGTTCTGATTATCCAAACCAAATTAATAATATTTTAGCTTTTCCTGGAATTTTTAGGGGAGCTTTAGATTCAAGAGCCAGTCAAATTACAGAAGAAATGAAAATAGCTGCTGCTAAAGGAATAGCTGCTGTTATAAAGGATGAAGAATTAAGAGAAGACTATATTATTCCAGATGTATTTGATGAAAGAGTAGTAAAAGTAGTTGCTAAATCTGTATCTGATTTTGTTTTAAAAAATAAATAG
- a CDS encoding YbaK/EbsC family protein, translated as MSLESVKKYFLDNDLPLMVSETDKDTGTVKDAAIAFGIEEDEIAKTMGFLLKSGECILILMKGTARVDNSKFKARFKEKAVMIPFDRVEELTGHMPGGVCPFGLKKDLRIFLDETLKEFDIVYPAGGTPHSAVKITVDMLVDVTKGEWVNITK; from the coding sequence ATGAGTTTAGAAAGTGTAAAAAAATATTTTTTAGATAATGATTTACCTCTTATGGTAAGTGAAACAGATAAAGACACAGGAACTGTAAAAGATGCTGCTATAGCTTTTGGAATAGAAGAAGATGAAATTGCTAAAACAATGGGATTTTTATTAAAGAGTGGTGAGTGTATATTAATTCTTATGAAAGGGACAGCTAGAGTTGATAATTCAAAATTTAAAGCTAGATTTAAAGAAAAAGCAGTTATGATACCTTTTGATAGAGTTGAAGAATTAACAGGACATATGCCTGGAGGAGTTTGTCCCTTTGGTTTAAAAAAAGATTTAAGAATCTTTTTAGATGAAACTTTAAAAGAGTTTGATATAGTTTATCCAGCTGGAGGAACACCCCATTCAGCAGTTAAAATAACTGTGGATATGTTAGTAGATGTTACAAAAGGTGAGTGGGTCAATATAACTAAATAA
- a CDS encoding arsenate reductase ArsC translates to MREEFENAVKSFKKKKVAFVCVHNSCRSQIAEALGKLYGNDVFESYSAGTEIKNQINQDAVKYLKEIYNIHMEEEGQKSKLLSDIPNVDIVITMGCNVNCPYLPCEYREDWGLEDPSGKSKEEFYKTIKLIEEKILSLKERIEKNLL, encoded by the coding sequence ATTAGAGAAGAATTTGAAAATGCTGTAAAATCTTTTAAAAAGAAAAAAGTTGCCTTTGTATGTGTCCACAATTCTTGTAGAAGTCAAATAGCTGAAGCATTAGGAAAATTATATGGAAATGATGTTTTTGAAAGTTATAGTGCTGGAACTGAGATAAAAAATCAAATTAATCAAGATGCTGTAAAATATCTTAAAGAAATATACAATATACATATGGAAGAAGAGGGACAAAAATCTAAACTTCTTTCTGATATTCCAAATGTAGATATAGTTATAACTATGGGTTGTAATGTAAATTGTCCTTATTTGCCTTGTGAATACAGAGAGGATTGGGGATTAGAAGACCCTAGTGGGAAATCTAAAGAGGAATTTTACAAAACAATAAAACTTATTGAAGAAAAAATACTTTCCCTTAAAGAGAGAATAGAAAAAAATCTTTTATAA
- the mscL gene encoding large-conductance mechanosensitive channel protein MscL — MNFIKEFKKFALRGNVLDMAVGVIIGGAFSKIVNSMVNDIIMPIIGILTGKIDISSLQFLIPSSIAGGEPVVVKYGQFLQNILNFLIIGISIFFMVKLVNRLIKKHEDEKPAPKPTNEEILLTEIRDLLKEKHN; from the coding sequence ATGAATTTTATTAAAGAGTTTAAAAAATTTGCTCTTCGTGGAAATGTTTTAGATATGGCAGTTGGAGTTATTATAGGGGGAGCTTTCAGTAAAATTGTAAATAGTATGGTTAATGATATTATAATGCCTATAATTGGAATTCTTACTGGAAAAATAGATATTTCCTCTCTTCAATTTTTAATCCCATCTAGTATAGCTGGAGGAGAACCAGTTGTTGTTAAGTATGGACAATTTTTACAAAATATTTTAAATTTCTTAATAATAGGGATAAGTATATTTTTTATGGTAAAATTGGTAAATAGATTAATTAAAAAACATGAAGATGAAAAACCAGCACCAAAACCAACAAATGAAGAGATTCTTTTAACAGAAATTAGAGATTTATTAAAAGAAAAACATAATTAA
- a CDS encoding fumarate hydratase, with translation MREISLEVVTKEVERLCIEANYYIGEDVLKKLKSAYETEESEVAKTILGQIIENDKIAFEENLPICQDTGLAVIFLEIGTEVKINGDIYEAINEGVRRGYENGYLRKSAVRHPIDRVNTKDNTPAIIHTKLIPNSDKVKIIMAPKGGGSENMSTVKMMKPADGEEGIKKFIVDFVKNAGGNPCPPIVIGIGLGGTFEKAALLAKEALLRDLDDESSNPIDARLEKEILELVNKTGVGAMGIGGINTALAVKVNSFPCHIASMPVAININCHVARHKSVII, from the coding sequence ATGAGAGAGATAAGTTTAGAAGTAGTCACAAAAGAAGTTGAAAGACTATGTATAGAAGCTAATTATTATATTGGAGAAGATGTTTTAAAAAAATTAAAAAGTGCTTATGAAACAGAAGAATCAGAAGTAGCAAAAACTATATTAGGACAAATTATAGAAAATGATAAAATTGCTTTTGAAGAAAATTTACCTATTTGTCAAGATACAGGACTTGCAGTAATTTTCTTAGAAATAGGGACTGAAGTAAAAATAAATGGAGATATATATGAAGCTATAAATGAGGGAGTAAGAAGAGGATATGAAAATGGATATCTTAGAAAATCAGCTGTAAGACATCCTATAGATAGAGTTAATACAAAAGATAATACTCCTGCTATAATTCATACAAAACTTATTCCAAATTCAGATAAAGTAAAAATAATTATGGCTCCAAAAGGTGGAGGTTCTGAAAATATGAGTACAGTTAAAATGATGAAACCTGCTGACGGAGAAGAGGGAATTAAAAAATTTATAGTTGATTTTGTAAAAAATGCTGGAGGAAACCCTTGTCCACCTATAGTTATAGGAATTGGACTTGGAGGAACATTTGAAAAAGCTGCTTTACTAGCAAAAGAAGCTTTACTTAGAGATTTAGATGATGAAAGTTCTAATCCAATAGATGCTAGACTTGAAAAAGAAATTTTAGAGCTTGTAAATAAAACAGGAGTTGGAGCTATGGGAATTGGAGGAATAAATACAGCTCTTGCTGTAAAAGTTAATAGTTTTCCTTGTCACATTGCCTCTATGCCAGTAGCTATTAATATTAATTGTCATGTAGCTAGACATAAATCTGTTATAATTTAG
- the proC gene encoding pyrroline-5-carboxylate reductase, whose translation MEKIIGFIGGGNMGYAIGGGIIASNIVPKESIIYSDPSSERLKKLYNDLGVKTSNSNLLVANESDILFLAVKPDMYPEVINEIKDYIKKDVIIITIAAGIKLEKSKELFGKDVKIIRIMPNTPALVKESMTAVMPNEFITKEELDEALLLLNAFGKTEVVSEKLIDGVIAVSGSSPAYIFMLIEAMGDAAVSSGIPRKMAYKFAAQAVLGSAKMVLETGMHPGELKDMVCSPKGTTIEAVEKLEECGFRNAIIQGMKACEKKSKEMSK comes from the coding sequence ATGGAAAAAATAATTGGATTTATTGGTGGAGGAAATATGGGATATGCTATTGGAGGTGGAATAATCGCTTCTAATATTGTACCTAAAGAAAGTATTATTTATTCAGATCCATCAAGTGAAAGATTAAAAAAATTATATAATGATTTAGGAGTAAAAACTTCAAATTCAAATTTACTTGTAGCTAATGAATCAGATATATTATTTTTAGCAGTAAAACCTGATATGTATCCAGAAGTTATTAATGAAATAAAAGATTATATTAAAAAAGATGTAATCATAATCACTATAGCAGCAGGAATAAAATTAGAAAAATCAAAAGAATTATTTGGAAAAGATGTAAAAATTATAAGAATAATGCCAAATACTCCAGCTCTTGTAAAAGAAAGTATGACTGCCGTTATGCCTAATGAATTTATAACAAAAGAGGAGTTAGATGAAGCACTTTTATTACTTAATGCTTTTGGAAAAACAGAAGTTGTAAGTGAAAAATTAATAGATGGGGTAATAGCTGTAAGTGGTTCTTCTCCAGCTTATATTTTTATGCTGATAGAAGCTATGGGAGATGCTGCTGTTTCTAGTGGAATACCAAGAAAAATGGCTTATAAATTTGCTGCTCAAGCTGTATTAGGTTCAGCAAAAATGGTTTTAGAAACTGGAATGCATCCTGGAGAATTAAAAGATATGGTATGCTCTCCAAAAGGAACTACTATTGAAGCAGTAGAAAAATTAGAAGAATGTGGATTTAGAAATGCTATTATTCAAGGAATGAAAGCTTGTGAAAAAAAATCAAAAGAGATGTCTAAATAA